From one Dysidea avara chromosome 9, odDysAvar1.4, whole genome shotgun sequence genomic stretch:
- the LOC136266476 gene encoding gamma-aminobutyric acid type B receptor subunit 2-like, giving the protein MDVRTVLTLFVAATLCDGDDRPLYLLDLYDCIDDYEDYCHNIPEFTIRAAIELANNHTDILNGYTLHTPLNSSSFPVGSVKSGEEIVAIITIGNFNNDVQYARSQNAFISPIVMGSPFSFVNEYAAYILGNETMLNLSQVTYGSHLVTLDRFPYFYRVGPNANILNSVRHQLLQNNKWRRVGLLSSAGIHSMAADCLEEELEGDCDFQESCIEVINTASFILSGRENEDVWQLTELKKEDIRIIIGFFSVLDVPTIMCESYHMGLVDEHHVWILPEMNLNDIWKVAINNNYSNCSVDVLKMSLNNTLMVGADYENGTDQNINVDVGELDQLLLQYYRDVNPNMSTTELTNIPGYHLSRVIFDVTWAVILALNYSNSEEKLDDFLMRNGTGVPVVNETFAELLSESLNKIRFFGQ; this is encoded by the exons ATGGACGTGAGAACAGTTTTGACTTTGtttgttgctgctactttgtgCGATGGTGATGATCGTCCGTTATACTTACTCGACCTGTACGACTGTATCGATGACTACGAAGATTACTGCCACAACATCCCGGAATTCACCATCCGTGCTGCGATAGAATTAGCCAACAACCACACAGATATACTAAATGGGTATACCCTACACACGCCATTAAATTCTTCCAGTTTTCCAGTTGGCTCTGTAAAGAGTGGAGAG GAAATTGTAGCCATTATTACAATTGGTAACTTCAACAATGATGTACAATATGCAAGATCGCAAAATGCATTCATCAGTCCAATAGTAATGGGATCACCATTCAGTTTTGTAAATGAGTACGCTGCTTATATTCTTGGAAATGAGACGATGTTGAATCTTTCACAG GTGACTTATGGGTCACATCTAGTCACACTGGATAGATTTCCATATTTCTATCGTGTTGGGCCAAATGCAAACATTCTTAATTCAGTTCGCCATCAATTACTGCAAAACAACAAATGGAGGCGTGTTGGGCTGTTGTCTTCTGCAGGAATACACAGTATG GCTGCTGATTGTCTGGAGGAAGAGTTAGAAGGGGACTGTGACTTTCAAGAAAGCTGTATTGAGGTTATCAACACAGCCAGCTTTATTTTAAGTGGAAGGGAAAATGAAGATGTGTGGCAACTGACTGAGTTAAAG AAAGAAGATATCCGGATTATAATAGGATTCTTCTCAGTTCTTGATGTACCAACTATAATGTGTGAG AGTTACCACATGGGATTGGTTGATGAACATCATGTGTGGATCCTACCTGAAATGAACCTCAATGATATTTGGAAAGtagcaataaataataattatagtaactgCAGTGTAGATGTCTTGAAAATGTCATTGAATAATACACTGATGGTGGGAGCTGATTATGAAAATGGAACAGATCAGAATATCAAT GTTGATGTTGGTGAATTAGACCAGTTATTACTACAATACTACAGAGATGTTAACCCTAACATGTCAACTACAGAACTCACAAACATACCAGGCTACCATCTGTCAAGAGTGATCTTTGATGTCACATGGGCAGTGATTTTAGCACTGAATTATTCTAACTCAGAAGAGAAGTTAGATGATTTTCTAATGAGGAATGGAACAGGTGTTCCAGTAGTAAATGAAACATTTGCAGAGTTGCTCAGTGAGTCTCTCAACAAGATTAGGTTCTTCGGTCAGTAA
- the LOC136267415 gene encoding gamma-aminobutyric acid type B receptor subunit 2-like has translation MFRSANDSDYVWGDNPPLSGGLIKYQGVPTALLYFTIVATVLFLSFALVLLVSNTALKRNKYFKTANPVINALIIFAAVLIFVSTIPRLIAFGAVQYNVSRSQFAALCQARFMLSEFGIVLTYALFLVKTWRLYQIITNKLLRRKIRFISNQAIFTMLPLLVAPVVVLLIIQCFVDAAEWKYEQVEYQGGYPYKWIHYTMCNSFSVTWDILVAIYKVLLIFCIFWQAGRVSQMKFKHLALEGDVSLQAVLLVIIVSFFGAMVEQIFERGSDDYLTSFIIETIWYMLFAITIIATTFLPKYYMMCKDQELVTKMIRNKHEVIFTRSPWLSSTKSYNL, from the exons ATGTTCAGAAGTGCTAATGACAGTGATTATGTTTGGGGAGATA ATCCACCACTCTCTGGAGGTTTGATCAAGTACCAAGGAGTACCAACTGCACTGTTGTATTTTACTATTGTGGCCACTGTCCTATTCTTGTCATTTGCTCTTGTGTTGTTGGTGTCTAACACTGCACTGAAAAGAAATAA ATACTTCAAAACAGCCAATCCAGTTATTAATGCATTAATAATTTTTGCTGCTGTTTTAATCTTCGTCTCAACTATACCAAGACTTATAGCATTTGGAGCTGTACAATACAATGTTTCCAGATCACAATTTGCTGCACTTTGCCAG GCAAGGTTTATGTTATCAGAGTTCGGAATTGTATTAACATATGCACTTTTTTTGGTTAAAACATGGAGGCTTTATCAGATaataacaaacaaattgctccgAAGGAAG ATCAGATTTATTTCAAATCAAGCAATATTTACAATGCTACCATTACTAGTAGCTCCAGTGGTTGTGTTACTGATAATCCAGTGTTTTGTTGATGCGGCTGAATGGAAATATGAACAGGTTGAGTATCAG GGAGGATATCCATACAAGTGGATTCACTATACAATGTGTAATTCTTTCAGTGTAACTTGGGATATACTAGTTGCCATTTATAAGGTTCTACTGATTTTTTGCATATTCTGGCAAGCTGGTCGTGTGTCACAAATGAAATTCAAACACTTAGCTTTAGAGGGAGATGTCTCCCTTCAAGCAGTTCTCCTAGTCATCATTGTCTCCTTTTTTGGAGCTATGGTGGAACAAATTTTTGAACGTGGAAGTGATGACTATTTGACATCTTTCATAATTGAGACAATCTGGTACATGTTGTTTGCTATTACGATAATTGCCACTACATTTCTACCTAAG TATTACATGATGTGTAAGGACCAGGAACTAGTCACCAAAATGATACGCAACAAACATGAAGTTATATTTACAAG GTCACCTTGGCTATCGTCTACTAAATCATATAACCTATGA